CTTATTAATATCATTCCTGAGTATCTGAATAAAACAGGTTAAAATGAAAATAAAAAACCTCCTGATCTTCTCGCTGTTATTCAATCTGATTTTCATTGGTATATGCGCGTACATTTTTCGGGATAAACTGATTCAAAAAATCGTTTCTATGAAAGGAGATTCAAAGATTGTTATGTTTGGAAATTCCCTGACCGCGCAAGGAAAATGGGTCGAACTTCTGGGCAGGACGGATGTATTGAACAGTGGTTTTGCCGGGCTTAATACTTATCATTTTCTTGGGTTGTTAAATGATAATGTGATTGAAAGACATCCAGAAATCTGCTTTGTCGAAGCCGGGATTAATGATATTACCGTTGGCGTTTCAGCAGAAAAGATTCAGGAAAATTATACTACCATTCTAAAAACGATCCAATCAAACAACATTATTCCAATTGTTACCTTAACATTTTACGAACAAAATGATCCTGTAAGCAAAGCAGAAGTTGATCGTCTCAATGATTTTTTGATAGAATATTGCCAGAAGCACAATATTAAGTATATCAATCTGAATCCGTTGATTTCTGATTCGACAGGATTAAAAGCGGAATTTGCGGTTGATAAAACCCATCTGAATGAAAAAGGATATAAAATCTGGGCGACAGAAATTGACAGAATTTTGAAAGCAGAGAAAATTTAAAAGCAGTTACATATTTATTATCATTGCAATAGATTGTATTATTTATTGATCCATAATATTGACTATTAGCCACTCGATTTCGTCATTTATGAAAAAGCTATTCTTAATTATCACCGCTGTTTTTGGCATTGCAATTATTTCCTGTAAAAATGATGATAATAATTCAGATCCTAAGACTTCTGTAATTTCGATCACTGAATCAGTTTACCTTCCATACGACAGCGTGACAACACAATACCAGCTTGATCGGAACGGTATGATCATATTAGAAAAAAGCTCTAAATATGGCACTAAAAAAGGATACAGGGATAATGAAGCATTAAACAGTATGGAGAGCAGTCTGAAATATTGTAAGATTTTCACTTACGGCTCATCGGATCAATTATTAAAAATTACCGATATTGATGACGGT
The sequence above is drawn from the Dyadobacter subterraneus genome and encodes:
- a CDS encoding SGNH/GDSL hydrolase family protein; the encoded protein is MKIKNLLIFSLLFNLIFIGICAYIFRDKLIQKIVSMKGDSKIVMFGNSLTAQGKWVELLGRTDVLNSGFAGLNTYHFLGLLNDNVIERHPEICFVEAGINDITVGVSAEKIQENYTTILKTIQSNNIIPIVTLTFYEQNDPVSKAEVDRLNDFLIEYCQKHNIKYINLNPLISDSTGLKAEFAVDKTHLNEKGYKIWATEIDRILKAEKI